In the Drosophila biarmipes strain raj3 chromosome X, RU_DBia_V1.1, whole genome shotgun sequence genome, one interval contains:
- the LOC108027549 gene encoding uncharacterized protein LOC108027549 — protein MAEKKKPLQLLRMARSTLSVIYNDHFLWTFVKSYGLFSLAIPVAKFLDGFQVLPTSGV, from the coding sequence ATGGCGGAGAAGAAGAAACCGCTGCAACTGCTGCGAATGGCGCGCTCTACCCTGTCGGTCATCTACAATGACCACTTCCTGTGGACCTTCGTCAAGAGCTACGGCCTCTTCTCCCTGGCGATCCCCGTGGCCAAGTTCCTGGACGGCTTCCAGGTCCTGCCCACCAGTGGCGTCtga